TGATCAGTGGCTCGCAGGCCGATCGCCTGCGCATGCGGGCCTTGATCTCGCACCTCGATACACCACTGGAATCCGGTGGCAATACCCAGGTGGTCTACTTGCGCTATGCCAACTCGGAAAACCTGGCCAACATCCTGAAGGGCCAGGTCACCGAAGTGGCCAGCAAGGAAGAGGAAAGCCAGGGCGGTTCGCGTGGTGGCTACTCCGACGTCGTCGTACTGCACGAGCCGGACACCAATGCACTGGTCATTACCGCGCCACCCAAGATCATGCGCAACCTGCAGACCATCATCGAGAAGCTCGACATTCGACGGGCACAGGTGCACGTCGAAGCCATCATCGCCGAGATCTCGTCGAACAATTCCGCCGAACTGGGCGTGACCTGGGCTGCCGACGGAGCGGATGACGACTCGCCCGTCGGGATCACCAACTTCCCGGGTTCGGGTGTCGGCGTCGGCCAGGTGGCGGGCGCCCTCGAAGCCGATGACGGTGCGGGCCAGGCAACAGCCGGGTTGCTGAACCAGGCCGCTGGCCTGACGCTGGGCTTTGGTCGCATCGTCTCCGGTGAAACCAGCTTTGTCGGACTGCTGCGGGCGCTGGCCGGCAATTCCTCGACCAACATCCTGTCGACACCCTCGATCACGACCATGGACAACGAGGAAGCCGAGATCAAGGTGGGCCAGGAAGTGCCGTTCCTGTCGGGCTCCTATGCCAATACGGGCCAGAACAATTCGGTCAATCCTTTCCAGACCATCAACCGCGAAGAAGTCGGCATCAGCCTCAAGGTCACGCCGCAGATCAGCGACAGCACCACGATCGTGCTGAAAATCGAGCAGGAAGTCTCCAGCCTGCAGCAAGGATCGCAGGGCGCGGTCGACCTGATCACCAACAACCGTTCGATCACCACTTCCGTGGTCGCAGAGAACAACGAGATCATCGTTCTCGGCGGTCTCATTGATGACCAGGTCCAGGAAGGCGAGCAACGCGTTCCCCTGCTGGGCAGCATACCGGTGCTCGGCGAACTGTTCCGGTACAGGACCTCCAGCAAGATCAAGCGCAACCTGATGGTGTT
The DNA window shown above is from Gammaproteobacteria bacterium and carries:
- the gspD gene encoding type II secretion system secretin GspD translates to MIARYPGHTGWLANCRHALRILAALLLFATASAQAGMPSGATITLNFVDTDIREVATSVSEITGKTFILDPRVKGRVTLVSAQPIAIEAVYDTFLSVLQVHNFAAVEGGNGTIKIVPSVEAKQIGGGVGSPESLPFDDMVTQVVALRNAPAAQLVPILRPLIPQYGHMSAYPGGNFIIISDRAGNVDRVLNVIRKIDRASDNDVDVITLENASASETVRVLSALMQNAGRDTGGTPPTIAADDRTNSVLISGSQADRLRMRALISHLDTPLESGGNTQVVYLRYANSENLANILKGQVTEVASKEEESQGGSRGGYSDVVVLHEPDTNALVITAPPKIMRNLQTIIEKLDIRRAQVHVEAIIAEISSNNSAELGVTWAADGADDDSPVGITNFPGSGVGVGQVAGALEADDGAGQATAGLLNQAAGLTLGFGRIVSGETSFVGLLRALAGNSSTNILSTPSITTMDNEEAEIKVGQEVPFLSGSYANTGQNNSVNPFQTINREEVGISLKVTPQISDSTTIVLKIEQEVSSLQQGSQGAVDLITNNRSITTSVVAENNEIIVLGGLIDDQVQEGEQRVPLLGSIPVLGELFRYRTSSKIKRNLMVFLKPSILRTPEDSALYTNEKYRQIRDLQRGRKEDGSVSLMPSVSQPIAPEYDERGLRIEASDDDDASNED